A genomic region of Thermoanaerobaculia bacterium contains the following coding sequences:
- the mltG gene encoding endolytic transglycosylase MltG yields MTAPAESPRPSSESPTRPAGRVRRYGCLRLLAGLLLCALLAAGGAAVWGWREVHRPGPGTPGEVAFFVVEPGEAGGRILRRLESAGRIRSSLLARAYLRWGLGSPNLKAGEYELAADSSTVAILDKLRRGEIRTLAVTLVEGLTLDETAQAIAAAGLGEPGRLRAEFASPGRIADLDPSARHLEGYLFPDTYRFARGTGEGEIADALVVAFRRQYESRVRPLRAADDLRPLRELVILASLVEKEARLDSERPLIAAVYANRLRRGIGLYADPTIIHGLKLLGRWNGNLTRSDLRMESPWNTYRVPGLPPGPICSAGLASLEAAARPAEVSFLYFVSRNDGSHVFADTLAEHNRNVERWQKRPFRARAGTQ; encoded by the coding sequence GTGACGGCACCCGCCGAGTCGCCTCGACCTTCTTCCGAGTCGCCCACGCGACCGGCGGGCAGGGTCCGCCGCTACGGCTGCCTGCGTCTCCTCGCTGGCCTCCTCTTGTGCGCCCTGCTCGCGGCGGGCGGAGCGGCCGTCTGGGGCTGGCGCGAGGTGCATCGACCCGGACCGGGCACCCCCGGGGAGGTGGCGTTTTTCGTGGTCGAGCCCGGCGAGGCCGGGGGCCGGATCCTGCGCCGGCTGGAGAGCGCAGGGCGGATCCGCTCTTCTCTGCTGGCCCGTGCCTATCTGCGCTGGGGCCTGGGCTCGCCGAATCTCAAGGCCGGCGAATACGAGCTCGCTGCCGACTCTTCGACGGTGGCGATCCTCGACAAGCTCCGCCGCGGCGAGATTCGGACTCTCGCGGTCACTCTCGTCGAGGGGCTCACCCTCGACGAGACCGCGCAGGCCATCGCCGCAGCCGGCCTCGGCGAGCCTGGCCGCTTGCGCGCCGAGTTCGCCTCGCCGGGCCGCATCGCCGATCTCGACCCGTCGGCCCGCCATCTCGAGGGCTACCTCTTTCCGGATACCTATCGCTTCGCCCGCGGCACCGGGGAGGGCGAGATCGCCGACGCCCTCGTCGTGGCCTTCCGCCGCCAGTACGAATCCCGCGTCCGTCCCCTGCGCGCCGCGGACGACCTCCGGCCCCTTCGCGAGCTGGTGATCCTCGCCAGCCTGGTCGAGAAGGAGGCCAGGCTCGACTCCGAGCGGCCGCTCATCGCGGCGGTCTACGCCAACCGCCTGCGGCGCGGCATCGGCCTCTACGCCGATCCGACGATCATCCACGGCCTCAAGCTTCTCGGCCGCTGGAACGGCAATCTGACCCGGAGCGACCTGCGGATGGAGTCGCCCTGGAATACCTACCGCGTTCCGGGCCTCCCCCCCGGACCGATCTGCTCCGCCGGACTGGCCAGTCTCGAGGCGGCCGCGCGCCCGGCCGAGGTCTCCTTTCTCTATTTCGTCAGCAGGAACGACGGCAGTCATGTCTTCGCCGACACCCTCGCCGAGCACAACCGCAACGTCGAACGCTGGCAGAAGCGACCCTTTCGGGCGCGCGCCGGCACGCAGTAG
- the ruvX gene encoding Holliday junction resolvase RuvX: MRALGIDFGERRIGVAISDPEGSYALPSESLVRTDDASALAAIAAIAQRENIAWIVVGEPLRSDGSAGPPAVRARRFAARLAAASGLPVETIDETLTSREADHRLREAGVPPARRKERRDALAAQLLLQEALDRHRSRPA; encoded by the coding sequence ATGAGAGCCCTCGGAATCGACTTCGGCGAACGCAGGATCGGGGTGGCCATTTCCGACCCGGAGGGGAGCTACGCGCTGCCCAGCGAGTCCCTCGTGCGCACCGACGACGCGAGCGCGCTGGCCGCGATCGCGGCCATCGCCCAGCGCGAGAACATCGCCTGGATCGTCGTCGGCGAACCGCTGCGCAGCGACGGATCGGCCGGTCCGCCGGCCGTGCGGGCGAGACGCTTCGCGGCCCGCCTTGCCGCAGCGAGCGGCCTGCCGGTGGAGACCATCGACGAGACACTCACCAGCCGCGAGGCCGACCATCGATTGCGCGAGGCCGGGGTCCCGCCGGCGCGCCGAAAGGAGCGGCGCGACGCGCTCGCCGCTCAACTGCTGCTGCAGGAGGCGCTCGACCGCCACCGGAGCCGTCCCGCGTGA
- a CDS encoding thiolase family protein codes for MHEVFILAGARTAIGAFQGVFRDQPAPKLGARAIAGALQRAGVAPADLQQVYMGCVLAAGIGQAPARQATLGAGCPESTGAITFNKVCGSAMRAVMSAANDLRCGDFSLVAAGGMESMSQAPYLAVGVRDGLRLGGGKLVDSLVHDGLWDPYGDKHMGNCAETCAREYKLTREEQDAFSRESYARARAAQESGLFASEIVPVEIVSRKGTTVVDRDEEPGKSDLEKMAGLKPAFEKDGTVTAANASKINDGAAALVLATGEEAKRLGVKPIARLISQASHAQQPEWFTTAPVAAIRKALDRAGLTVADIDLFEINEAFAVVALACMRDLGIAHEQLNVRGGAVALGHPIGASGARILVTLLAALEERGLKRGCAGICIGGGEATAVVVERLA; via the coding sequence ATGCACGAAGTGTTCATCCTCGCCGGAGCGCGCACTGCGATCGGCGCTTTTCAGGGCGTTTTTCGTGACCAGCCGGCGCCGAAACTGGGCGCCCGCGCGATTGCCGGAGCGCTCCAGCGCGCCGGTGTGGCCCCCGCCGATCTGCAGCAGGTCTACATGGGCTGCGTCCTCGCCGCCGGCATCGGGCAGGCTCCCGCCCGCCAGGCGACGCTCGGCGCCGGCTGCCCGGAGTCGACCGGCGCGATCACCTTCAACAAGGTCTGCGGCTCCGCGATGCGGGCCGTCATGTCGGCCGCGAACGACCTGCGCTGTGGCGACTTCTCCCTGGTCGCAGCCGGCGGCATGGAAAGCATGAGCCAGGCGCCCTATCTCGCCGTGGGCGTGCGCGACGGACTGCGGCTCGGAGGCGGCAAGCTCGTCGACTCCCTCGTCCACGACGGCCTGTGGGATCCCTACGGCGACAAGCACATGGGGAACTGCGCCGAAACCTGCGCCCGCGAGTACAAGTTGACACGCGAAGAGCAGGACGCCTTCTCGCGCGAGAGCTATGCCCGCGCGCGCGCCGCGCAGGAGAGCGGCCTGTTCGCCTCCGAGATCGTGCCGGTCGAGATCGTCTCGCGCAAGGGCACCACGGTTGTCGATCGCGACGAGGAACCGGGCAAGTCCGACCTCGAGAAGATGGCCGGCCTGAAGCCGGCGTTCGAGAAGGACGGCACGGTGACCGCCGCCAACGCCAGCAAGATCAACGACGGCGCCGCAGCGCTGGTGCTGGCGACGGGCGAGGAGGCGAAGCGTCTCGGCGTGAAGCCGATCGCCCGTCTGATTTCCCAGGCGTCGCACGCGCAGCAGCCGGAGTGGTTCACGACCGCCCCGGTCGCCGCCATTCGCAAAGCCCTCGACCGGGCCGGACTCACCGTGGCCGACATCGACCTGTTCGAGATCAACGAGGCCTTCGCGGTCGTCGCGCTCGCGTGCATGCGCGATCTCGGAATCGCCCACGAGCAGTTGAACGTGCGTGGCGGCGCGGTCGCGCTGGGTCATCCGATCGGTGCCTCGGGGGCGCGGATCCTCGTCACGCTGCTGGCCGCGCTCGAGGAGCGGGGGCTCAAGCGGGGTTGCGCCGGGATCTGCATCGGCGGCGGCGAAGCGACCGCCGTGGTGGTCGAACGGCTCGCCTGA
- a CDS encoding LPS-assembly protein LptD: MAILRGRIFHAALVAQVVLFAGMAEAQAQQPAAPAASAPETTPAPVPAPTQPVPAAPAPDRITFELKVPQERGGGTISGSAGELESFGESQVSASGAVEIHFRDVVVHAERLTLDRDTMTVQAEGEVVFDQGPQRISGQRLEFDLEQRTGTFWQATAFVHPDYYFSGDIIAKTGPNDFAVDNGVFTSCTGDKTPDWSFVMSSAEVEVEGYARVKNARLHVKKLPVFYWPYMIWPAKTERTSGLLVPNVGYSQRRGEYLGLAWYQVLGPSYDNTVYVDGYTEGFYGVGDEFRYRPSESIRGLARAYYFHNEELDDDALRFDWAHVDDALPFGMRGVVDIEHYSDFEVFRDFERSESQNTRRFIYSNAFVSGNWGAHSLNILADRRETFLGDNEETTIQSQLPEIAYQLRERKIGASPFYLSIGATANYLQSKRDGSYDTGYGRFDLQPEVKLPLRPAPWLSVAVAAGGRATWWGDSFSTYEVDPETGVGQQRCDDQAVASGQLYCGETLTRVYPTANVEMVGPSFSRIFETAGKSFSKFKHVIEPRWSYGFLGAFDDQNRVAQFDEIDLLNPSNIAEVALINRLLARPADATMGGAFEIASFELAQAYSFDDEQPLQRSRDGQTSDQASAIFAKVRFNPSRAFSLQAQAAYNTLFTGLDSTSLSGTARLPRGSLGLTWFTRYAAESYNDPGRSDTLSDQVRFNFGVDILPKRLRLDGQVNYDVENGDIQQQRYFLNYLSQCWSVQLEGREYTRGLLVDRDYRLSLTLKNVGSFLDISGGASSGS, translated from the coding sequence ATGGCGATCCTCCGCGGCCGGATCTTCCACGCCGCGCTCGTCGCGCAAGTGGTGCTGTTTGCGGGGATGGCCGAAGCCCAGGCCCAGCAGCCTGCAGCCCCAGCAGCGTCCGCCCCGGAGACGACGCCGGCGCCCGTCCCTGCGCCGACGCAGCCTGTCCCGGCGGCGCCGGCACCCGACCGGATCACTTTCGAGCTCAAGGTGCCGCAGGAACGCGGCGGCGGCACGATCTCGGGATCGGCCGGCGAGCTGGAGAGCTTCGGCGAGAGTCAGGTTTCGGCCAGCGGAGCGGTCGAGATCCACTTCCGCGATGTCGTCGTTCATGCGGAGCGTCTGACGCTCGATCGCGACACGATGACCGTCCAGGCCGAAGGCGAGGTGGTTTTCGACCAGGGTCCGCAGCGCATCTCCGGCCAGCGACTCGAGTTCGACCTCGAGCAGCGCACCGGCACCTTCTGGCAGGCGACGGCATTCGTCCACCCGGACTACTACTTCTCGGGCGACATCATCGCCAAGACCGGGCCGAACGACTTCGCCGTCGACAACGGCGTCTTCACCTCCTGCACAGGTGACAAGACTCCCGACTGGAGTTTCGTCATGTCTTCGGCCGAAGTCGAGGTCGAGGGCTATGCGCGGGTGAAGAACGCGCGGCTGCACGTCAAGAAGCTCCCGGTCTTCTATTGGCCCTACATGATCTGGCCGGCGAAGACGGAGCGCACCTCCGGCCTCCTGGTGCCGAACGTCGGCTATTCACAGCGGCGCGGCGAGTACCTGGGGCTCGCCTGGTACCAGGTGCTCGGACCCAGCTACGACAACACCGTCTACGTCGACGGCTACACCGAGGGCTTTTACGGCGTGGGCGACGAGTTCCGCTACCGGCCCTCGGAGAGCATCCGGGGCCTGGCGAGGGCCTACTACTTCCACAACGAAGAGCTCGACGACGATGCCCTGCGCTTCGACTGGGCCCATGTCGACGACGCCCTGCCGTTCGGCATGCGCGGCGTGGTCGACATCGAGCACTATTCCGACTTCGAGGTCTTCCGCGATTTCGAGCGCAGCGAGAGTCAGAACACCCGGCGCTTCATCTACTCGAACGCCTTCGTCTCCGGGAACTGGGGCGCGCATTCGCTGAACATCCTCGCCGACCGGCGCGAGACCTTTCTCGGTGACAACGAAGAGACGACCATCCAGAGCCAGTTGCCCGAGATCGCCTACCAGCTGCGCGAACGCAAGATCGGGGCGAGCCCGTTCTATCTCTCGATCGGCGCCACCGCGAACTATCTCCAATCGAAGCGCGACGGTTCCTACGATACGGGCTACGGCCGCTTCGATCTGCAGCCCGAGGTCAAACTGCCGCTGCGGCCGGCGCCCTGGCTCTCGGTCGCGGTCGCAGCCGGCGGCCGGGCAACCTGGTGGGGCGACAGCTTCTCGACCTACGAGGTTGATCCGGAGACCGGCGTCGGCCAGCAGCGCTGCGACGACCAGGCCGTCGCCTCCGGCCAGCTCTACTGCGGCGAGACGCTGACCCGGGTCTATCCGACCGCCAACGTCGAGATGGTCGGACCTTCGTTCTCGCGCATCTTCGAGACCGCAGGCAAGAGTTTCTCGAAGTTCAAGCACGTCATCGAGCCGCGCTGGTCCTACGGATTCCTGGGGGCCTTCGACGATCAGAACCGGGTCGCGCAGTTCGACGAGATCGACCTGCTGAACCCGAGCAACATCGCCGAAGTCGCCCTGATCAACCGCCTCCTGGCGCGGCCGGCGGACGCCACCATGGGTGGAGCGTTCGAGATCGCCTCCTTCGAGCTCGCGCAGGCCTACTCGTTCGACGACGAGCAGCCGCTGCAGCGGTCGCGCGACGGGCAGACGAGCGATCAGGCGAGCGCGATCTTCGCGAAGGTACGCTTCAATCCGAGCCGGGCGTTCAGTCTGCAGGCGCAGGCGGCCTACAACACTCTCTTCACCGGCCTCGACTCGACCTCGCTCTCCGGCACGGCCAGATTGCCGCGCGGCAGCCTGGGGCTCACCTGGTTCACCCGCTACGCCGCCGAGAGCTACAACGACCCCGGGCGCTCGGACACGCTCTCCGACCAGGTGCGGTTCAACTTCGGAGTCGACATCCTGCCGAAGCGGCTGCGGCTCGACGGCCAGGTCAACTACGACGTCGAGAACGGCGACATCCAGCAGCAGCGCTACTTCCTGAACTATCTCTCGCAGTGCTGGAGCGTGCAGCTCGAAGGGCGCGAGTACACCCGCGGCCTGCTCGTCGACCGCGACTACCGCCTCTCCCTCACGCTGAAGAACGTCGGCTCGTTTCTGGACATCTCCGGCGGCGCGTCGAGCGGCAGCTGA
- the rfbD gene encoding dTDP-4-dehydrorhamnose reductase, with protein sequence MRTLVFGGAGIVGSALVREGRSRGWPVLGLSRGQGEITDRDRVGDVCAAFRPDLIVNCAAFTKVDLCESEPAQAFAVNGAAVGNLARAAEATGARLVHLSTDYVFDGRATSPYDEAHPTAPQSVYGASKLAGEIEALAFGRALVVRTSWIFGSGGPNFVDTIAGRIRDGQKSFRVVDDQVGAPTWAPFLARAVSDLGEWGTTGLVHYQNRPTVSWYELAREIARRLEPSVEVVPIPTAEAPRPAQRPAYSVLAVDRFEKLAGRSVESWLDGLTSHLGRRQRSS encoded by the coding sequence ATGCGGACGCTCGTCTTCGGTGGCGCCGGCATCGTCGGCAGCGCCCTGGTGCGCGAAGGGCGCAGCCGGGGCTGGCCCGTGCTCGGTCTGTCGCGGGGCCAGGGGGAGATCACCGACCGTGACCGGGTCGGAGACGTCTGCGCCGCCTTCCGGCCCGATCTGATCGTGAACTGCGCCGCCTTCACCAAGGTCGACCTGTGCGAGAGCGAGCCCGCGCAGGCCTTCGCGGTCAACGGCGCCGCGGTCGGCAATCTGGCGCGCGCGGCAGAGGCCACCGGGGCACGCCTCGTCCATCTCTCCACCGACTACGTCTTCGATGGCCGTGCGACTTCACCCTACGACGAAGCGCATCCCACCGCGCCGCAGTCGGTCTACGGCGCGAGCAAGCTCGCCGGAGAGATCGAGGCGCTCGCCTTCGGCCGGGCGCTGGTCGTGCGGACCAGCTGGATCTTCGGCTCGGGGGGGCCGAACTTCGTCGACACGATCGCCGGCCGGATCCGCGACGGACAGAAGAGCTTCCGGGTCGTGGACGATCAGGTGGGCGCTCCGACCTGGGCCCCCTTTCTGGCCAGAGCCGTGTCGGATCTGGGAGAATGGGGTACCACGGGGCTGGTGCACTACCAGAATCGCCCGACGGTGTCCTGGTACGAGCTGGCGCGGGAGATCGCCCGACGGCTGGAGCCTTCGGTCGAAGTCGTGCCGATCCCGACCGCGGAGGCACCCCGTCCGGCGCAGCGCCCCGCCTACTCGGTGCTGGCGGTCGATCGATTCGAGAAACTCGCGGGGCGAAGCGTCGAGTCCTGGCTGGACGGACTCACGAGCCACCTCGGACGAAGACAAAGGAGCAGTTGA
- a CDS encoding GDP-mannose 4,6-dehydratase translates to MQRVLITGITGFAGSHLAEHFLADHPGVEVFGTYRWRSRRENIEAIEGRIRLLECDLSDMTAVRNALETSRPDAIYHLAAQSFVPSSWVSPLQTLTDNVSGQTNIFEAVRSLGLDPAIQIACSSEEYGLVLPNEVPIKETNPLRPLSPYAVSKVTQDFLAYQYFMSYGIRAVRTRGFNHTGPRRGEVFVTSNFAKQVATIEAGKALPVIKVGNLDAVRDFTDVRDMVRGYVLATQKGKPGEVYNLASGKAITIRAMLDKLVALAKVEVKVETDPARLRPSDVEVLIGDYSKFHADTGWEPKIPFDQTLEDLLNYWRQRIARK, encoded by the coding sequence ATGCAACGCGTACTGATCACTGGCATCACCGGCTTCGCGGGCTCGCACCTTGCCGAGCACTTTCTGGCTGACCATCCCGGCGTCGAAGTCTTCGGCACCTACCGCTGGCGCAGCCGGCGCGAGAACATCGAAGCGATCGAGGGCCGGATCCGTCTGCTGGAGTGCGACCTCTCTGACATGACCGCCGTTCGCAACGCGCTCGAGACGAGCCGTCCCGACGCGATCTACCATCTGGCGGCGCAGAGCTTCGTGCCATCCTCGTGGGTTTCGCCGCTGCAGACGCTGACCGACAACGTCTCGGGCCAGACCAATATCTTCGAGGCGGTGCGGTCGCTCGGTCTCGACCCGGCGATCCAGATCGCCTGCTCCTCGGAGGAGTACGGGCTGGTGCTGCCGAACGAGGTGCCGATCAAGGAGACCAACCCCCTGCGGCCGCTCTCGCCCTATGCGGTCTCCAAGGTCACCCAGGACTTCCTCGCCTACCAGTACTTCATGAGCTATGGCATCCGGGCGGTCCGAACGCGCGGCTTCAACCATACCGGCCCGCGCCGCGGCGAGGTCTTCGTCACCTCGAACTTCGCCAAGCAGGTGGCGACGATCGAGGCCGGCAAGGCCCTGCCGGTGATCAAGGTTGGCAACCTCGATGCAGTGCGCGACTTCACCGACGTCCGCGACATGGTGCGCGGCTACGTTCTTGCGACACAGAAGGGCAAGCCGGGCGAGGTCTACAATCTGGCTTCCGGCAAGGCGATCACCATTCGCGCCATGCTCGACAAGCTCGTCGCCCTGGCGAAAGTCGAGGTGAAGGTCGAGACCGACCCGGCGCGGCTGCGGCCCTCGGATGTCGAAGTGCTGATCGGGGACTATTCCAAGTTCCACGCCGACACCGGCTGGGAACCGAAGATTCCCTTCGACCAGACCCTCGAGGACCTGCTCAACTACTGGCGCCAGCGCATCGCAAGGAAGTAG
- a CDS encoding GDP-mannose 4,6-dehydratase, which translates to MPPLSLPEPGFEPLRILVTGATGFVGRRVVARLAAAGHAVGAVAIDQHELPVAAVRFSVDIRDLTALSGVVDRFAPERIVHLAALSHVGESWRRIPDYFAINVLGVEHVVTSARGCPLIFMSSAEVYGLVPDTAQPIPESRQVAPRTPYALTKAAAERLALAAGATVVRSFNLIGAGQAPSFALPSFAAQLAAIESGAPAVLSVGNLSARRDFVHIDDAVTALAGLAERPRPGEIYNLASGEDHSIAQLLARLVALSGLAVRLEEDPEKLRPVDVPRLCGDAARLRALGWAPERGVEAALGDLLAEARDHRKARKAAAASAAGGPPA; encoded by the coding sequence TTGCCTCCCCTCTCGCTCCCCGAGCCCGGTTTCGAGCCGCTGCGAATCCTCGTCACCGGCGCGACCGGTTTCGTGGGTCGCAGGGTGGTGGCGCGGCTTGCCGCCGCGGGGCACGCGGTGGGAGCGGTCGCGATCGATCAGCACGAGCTGCCGGTCGCGGCCGTCCGCTTTTCGGTCGACATCCGCGACCTCACGGCGCTCTCCGGGGTGGTCGACCGCTTCGCCCCCGAGCGCATCGTGCACCTCGCGGCGCTCTCGCATGTCGGAGAGTCGTGGCGGCGGATTCCCGACTACTTCGCGATCAATGTCCTCGGCGTCGAGCACGTCGTCACCTCGGCCCGCGGTTGTCCCCTCATCTTCATGTCGAGCGCCGAGGTCTACGGCCTCGTTCCGGACACGGCGCAACCGATCCCCGAGAGCCGCCAGGTCGCGCCGCGTACGCCCTACGCGCTGACCAAGGCGGCCGCCGAGCGCCTGGCGCTCGCCGCGGGCGCCACCGTCGTGCGCTCGTTCAATCTCATCGGTGCCGGCCAGGCTCCGAGCTTCGCCCTGCCCTCCTTCGCGGCGCAGTTGGCCGCGATCGAGAGCGGCGCCCCCGCGGTCCTCTCGGTCGGCAACCTCTCGGCCCGGCGCGACTTCGTGCACATCGACGATGCCGTGACGGCGCTCGCAGGGCTCGCCGAACGACCGCGGCCCGGGGAGATCTACAACCTCGCGAGCGGCGAGGACCACTCGATCGCCCAGCTCCTTGCGCGCCTCGTCGCCCTCTCGGGGCTCGCGGTGCGCCTCGAGGAGGATCCGGAGAAGCTGCGGCCGGTGGACGTGCCCCGTCTCTGCGGCGACGCCGCGCGTCTGCGGGCCCTCGGCTGGGCGCCGGAGCGCGGCGTCGAAGCGGCGCTCGGCGACCTCCTCGCCGAAGCGCGCGATCACCGGAAGGCGCGGAAGGCGGCGGCGGCGAGCGCGGCCGGGGGGCCGCCCGCTTGA
- a CDS encoding NAD-dependent epimerase/dehydratase family protein — translation MRILITGATGFLGRRVVAALAPRHELRLLVRGTASRERFPEGVGFVAGDVTDPSSLAAGAAGCDAVLHAAALVKIDAPAAEFDRVNVAGLRNVLAAADACGVSRILYVSSFIALGPTEGAPGGVKDEHAEPARLAADGTVERHNWINDYQRTKTISDLHARQAIAAGVPLTVLYPGVIYGPGELTEGNILVRHLLDLAHGRLPALVGKAERRWNYVFVDDVADGIVAALERGAPGRRYLLGGENVTQEELYRLVGEIGGIRVPRLRMPDFLASASGAAMKGWARLTGGVPRLTPDLVEIYRHDWAYDSSTAASELDYRPRSLRSGLETTIGWLREIGSWPA, via the coding sequence TTGAGGATTCTGATCACCGGCGCGACCGGCTTTCTCGGGCGCCGCGTCGTCGCCGCCCTCGCGCCGCGCCACGAGCTGCGCCTCCTGGTGCGGGGGACCGCCTCGCGCGAGCGCTTCCCGGAAGGGGTCGGGTTCGTCGCCGGCGACGTCACCGATCCCTCGAGCCTCGCCGCCGGCGCCGCCGGCTGCGACGCGGTCCTCCACGCCGCGGCCCTGGTCAAGATCGACGCTCCCGCCGCCGAGTTCGATCGCGTCAACGTCGCCGGACTCCGCAACGTCCTCGCGGCGGCAGACGCTTGCGGCGTCTCGAGGATCCTCTATGTTTCGAGCTTCATCGCCCTGGGGCCCACCGAGGGCGCTCCCGGCGGAGTGAAGGACGAGCACGCCGAGCCCGCCCGTCTCGCCGCCGACGGCACGGTCGAACGGCACAACTGGATCAACGACTACCAGCGCACCAAGACGATCTCCGACCTCCATGCCCGCCAGGCGATCGCCGCCGGAGTGCCGCTCACGGTCCTCTACCCGGGAGTGATCTACGGCCCCGGTGAGCTCACCGAGGGCAACATCCTGGTGCGCCACCTGCTCGACCTGGCGCACGGCCGCCTGCCGGCGCTCGTCGGCAAAGCGGAGCGCCGCTGGAACTACGTCTTCGTGGACGACGTCGCCGACGGGATCGTCGCGGCGCTCGAGCGCGGAGCGCCGGGCCGGCGCTATCTGCTCGGGGGAGAGAACGTCACCCAGGAGGAGCTCTACCGGCTGGTCGGCGAGATCGGCGGGATCCGGGTGCCGCGACTGCGCATGCCGGACTTCCTCGCCAGCGCGAGCGGGGCGGCGATGAAGGGCTGGGCGCGCCTCACCGGCGGTGTTCCGAGGCTGACGCCCGACCTGGTCGAGATCTACCGCCACGACTGGGCGTACGACTCGTCGACCGCCGCCAGCGAGCTCGACTACCGGCCGCGGAGCTTGCGCTCCGGCCTCGAAACGACGATCGGCTGGCTGCGGGAGATCGGCTCTTGGCCGGCCTGA
- a CDS encoding DUF92 domain-containing protein has translation MAGLTAGELGRKAVHMAVGGFAFAVRPLGAPLAALAALAAILFNAFLLPRIGGRNLWREGETQSGFALGIVLYPIAVLLLIVTFARQLEVAAATWGILAFGDGMASIVGMAVGRRKLPWNPAKSWAGSMAFVLFGGLAAAILLLWSAPGLYGAGFAITIAFAAALFAAALESQPLGLDDNLGVPLVTGVVLFCLTLTQGQWGVVDTPDFRRRFLIGLAVNVVLAVAAYATRGVGRSGAAVGTLLGTAIWAFAGAPAFALLFAFFVLGTAATKLGYARKAAAGIAQEKGGRRGPGNALSKTSIPALAAVFAATTSYPELFALALAGAFATAAFDTVSSEVGKAYGRRTYLITTLRSVPRGTDGAVSFEGTLSGLAAAVLLGGLGAALGLYPAAGIVAVVVAAFVATTLESVVGATLEKRGLLDNEAVNFLNSLAGALLAAGGGFLLL, from the coding sequence TTGGCCGGCCTGACGGCGGGCGAGCTCGGCCGCAAGGCCGTGCACATGGCGGTCGGCGGTTTCGCATTCGCCGTGCGCCCGCTCGGCGCGCCGCTCGCGGCTCTGGCGGCGCTCGCAGCCATTCTCTTCAACGCCTTCCTGCTGCCCCGGATCGGGGGCCGCAATCTCTGGCGCGAGGGCGAGACGCAGAGCGGATTCGCGCTCGGCATCGTGCTCTATCCGATCGCCGTCCTGCTGCTGATCGTGACCTTTGCGAGGCAGCTCGAAGTGGCGGCGGCGACCTGGGGGATCCTCGCCTTCGGCGACGGCATGGCCTCGATCGTGGGCATGGCGGTTGGCCGCCGCAAACTCCCCTGGAACCCGGCCAAGAGCTGGGCGGGGTCGATGGCGTTCGTCCTCTTCGGCGGGCTCGCGGCGGCGATCCTCCTCCTGTGGAGCGCGCCGGGTCTCTACGGCGCCGGTTTCGCGATCACGATCGCCTTCGCCGCGGCGCTCTTCGCGGCGGCGCTCGAGTCCCAGCCCCTCGGCCTGGACGACAATCTCGGGGTGCCCCTGGTCACCGGGGTCGTGCTCTTCTGTCTCACGCTCACCCAGGGACAGTGGGGCGTGGTGGACACGCCCGACTTTCGCCGGCGGTTCCTCATCGGCCTGGCAGTGAACGTCGTTCTCGCGGTCGCCGCCTACGCGACCCGCGGAGTGGGGCGCTCCGGAGCGGCGGTTGGAACCCTTCTCGGCACGGCGATCTGGGCTTTCGCCGGAGCGCCGGCGTTCGCGCTGCTCTTCGCCTTCTTCGTGCTCGGTACGGCCGCTACGAAGCTCGGGTATGCGCGCAAGGCGGCCGCCGGGATCGCGCAGGAGAAGGGCGGCCGGCGCGGGCCCGGCAACGCCCTGTCGAAAACGTCCATTCCCGCTCTCGCAGCGGTCTTCGCCGCCACGACCAGCTATCCGGAGCTGTTCGCGCTGGCGCTCGCCGGAGCGTTCGCCACCGCGGCCTTCGACACCGTCTCCTCCGAGGTCGGCAAGGCCTACGGCCGCCGCACCTACCTCATCACCACGCTGCGCTCGGTTCCGAGAGGTACCGACGGCGCGGTCTCGTTCGAAGGCACGCTCTCGGGGCTGGCGGCCGCCGTTCTCCTGGGCGGTCTGGGTGCCGCGCTGGGGCTCTACCCGGCCGCCGGAATCGTCGCCGTCGTCGTCGCGGCGTTCGTCGCGACGACGCTGGAGAGCGTCGTCGGCGCGACGCTGGAGAAGCGCGGCCTGCTCGACAACGAAGCGGTCAACTTCCTCAACAGTCTCGCCGGCGCGCTGCTCGCCGCCGGTGGCGGTTTCCTTCTGCTCTGA